The following proteins come from a genomic window of Amphiura filiformis chromosome 16, Afil_fr2py, whole genome shotgun sequence:
- the LOC140135815 gene encoding thymidine kinase 2, mitochondrial-like isoform X1, translated as MDLGRGLRLARVFCTAFKQYLGPTQTAATSAASCGTNRTSRNHSKLHILPSFFVPHVRFVHKACSDHTGAVAFLCVKHQSLFVQKHFSSSSNCQGRRNLNSLKQFSRASFLSKFLEELRFAFLKRYIANMLGGQGRRRRSLRLSSSRREPLTVINNLANANNGMNDDEDQQRPITVAVEGNIGSGKSTLLKYFNAQDGVQVVMEPVQKWRDNKGCNMLDLTYRDPSRWSFTFQSFAQLTMLEQHRIPHTAPIKMMERSIFSAKYCFVENLYRSKKMNSSEYMVLTEWFDWIVNTQDLQLDQIVYLRTTPEMCQKRIKNRCRSEEQGIPMQYLQELHELHEDWLIRGNKFKLPAPVMVLDASKPLEQMFEVFDEQRDQILLQQL; from the exons ATGGATTTGGGTAGGGGATTGAGACTGGCGCGGGTTTTTTGTACCGCTTTCAAACAATATCTCGGACCCACACAGACAGCAGCTACCAGTGCAGCTTCCTGTGGGACCAACCGGACATCAAGAAACCACTCAAAACTCCATATTTTGCCGTCTTTCTTTGTCCCACATGTacgatttgtacacaaagcttgCAGTGATCATACTGGTGCTGTGGCATTTCTGTGTGTGAAACATCAGTCACTTTTTGTGCAGAAACATTTCAGCTCAAGTTCCAACTGCCAGGGTCGAAGAAATCTCAACTCACTCAAGCAATTCAGTAGAGCCAGTTTCTTGTCAAAGTTTTTGGAAGAATTGCgatttgcatttttaaaaagGTACATTGCAAATATGCTTGGTGGACAAGGAAGAAGACGGAGATCACTGAGGCTGAGTTCGTCAAGGAGAGAACCGTTGACTGTAATAAACAATTTGGCAAATGCAAACAATGGAATGAATGATGATGAAGATCAGCAAAGACCAATCACA GTAGCAGTAGAAGGCAATATAGGCAGTGGCAAATCCACATTACTCAAGTATTTCAATGCTCAGGATGGCGTACAGGTTGTCATGGAACCAGTCCAAAAGTGGAGGGATAACAAAGGATGTAATATGCTG GATTTGACATACCGTGACCCATCCAGGTGGAGTTTTACATTCCAATCATTCGCACAGCTTACCATGTTAGAACAGCATAGGATACCCCATACAGCTCCCATTAAGATGATGGAAAGGTCCATATTTAGTGCCAAATATTGCTTTGTAGAAAATTTGTACAGAAG CAAAAAAATGAACTCGTCGGAATACATGGTGCTCACTGAGTGGTTTGATTGGATAGTAAATACACAAGACTTACAGCTAGACCAAATAG TATACCTAAGGACAACACCAGAAATGTGTCAGAAGAGGATCAAGAATAGATGTCGATCAGAAGAACAAGGAATACCAATGCAATATCTACAAGAACTTCATGAACTCCATGAAGATTGGCTCATAAGAGGCAATAAATTCAAGTTACCTGCACCAGTTATG GTACTAGATGCTTCCAAGCCACTAGAACAGATGTTTGAAGTCTTCGATGAGCAAAGAGACCAAATATTGCTACAGCAGCTATAA